The following nucleotide sequence is from Acidobacteriota bacterium.
GCTTTGTCCGGATCCTCGTGCTCGCGGTTGCCTGCGCGGCAGTCGGAGCGTCGGTCTCGTGTTCGAAGAAGGCCCCGGTGACAACGCCAGTGCCGCCGCCACCGCCGCCACCTGTCACACCACCCCCGCCACCTCCACCGCCGCCGCCGCCACCCCCGCCACCACCGCCGGCGCCCAAGCTGCTGACGGAGGACGAGCTATTCGCCCGCAAGAGCCTCGCCGATCTCAACGCGGAGAAGCCTCTGCAGGACGTGTTCTTCGATTACGACAAGGCGGTCCTACGTGACGAGACCCGCGCCGCGATGCAGAAGAACGCCGAGTGGCTCAGGCGCTGGACAGGTACCAAGATCCTGATCGAGGGACATTGCGATGCGCGCGGCACCAGCGAGTACAACATGGCGCTCGGCGAGCGCCGGGCGGCAGCTGTCCGCGACTACATGACCAGCCTCGGCTTCGCGGCCGATCGCGTGATGGTCGTGAGCAAGGGGAAGGAAGCGCCCTTCTGCACCGAGGAGAACGAAGGTTGCTGGTCGCAGAACCGCCGCGGCCACTTCATTATCTCGGCGAAGTAACGCCAGTCTCTCTCGCCAGTGCCTCCGCGGCCGCGAGCGGATCTGGCGCGGCGATGATCGGCCGGCCCACCACGATGAAGCTGGCGCCGGCGGTGATCGCCGCGCCAGCCGTCATCGTCCTGGCCTGATCATCGCGCTTCCGGCCCGCCTCGTCAGAGGTGGATGCCCGGATGCCAGGCGTGACAAGCACGAACTGGTCTCCCCGGGCCGCACGCAAGCGTGCCACTTCGTGCGGCGATGCCACCACGCCATCCAGTCCCGCCTCCTGCGCGAGCCAAGCCAGCGCGTCGACCTGTTCGATGATCGGCCGCTGGATTCCAATCGACTCAATCGTGTTCTGATCGAAGCTCGTCAGGATGGTGATGGCAATGACAAGCGGGGGTGTCACCCCGGCGGCCTCAGCGCTCGCGCGGGCAGACTCGCGCGCGGCCTTCATCATCGCGAGGCCTCCGCTGGCGTGAACGTCGATCATCCAGGCGCCGAGCTTGGCTGC
It contains:
- a CDS encoding OmpA family protein, with translation MTRFVRILVLAVACAAVGASVSCSKKAPVTTPVPPPPPPPVTPPPPPPPPPPPPPPPPPAPKLLTEDELFARKSLADLNAEKPLQDVFFDYDKAVLRDETRAAMQKNAEWLRRWTGTKILIEGHCDARGTSEYNMALGERRAAAVRDYMTSLGFAADRVMVVSKGKEAPFCTEENEGCWSQNRRGHFIISAK
- the pyrF gene encoding orotidine-5'-phosphate decarboxylase, with protein sequence MTARNPIIVALDVDSAAKALALADQLRGAVGAVKVGSQLFTAAGPDIVRRLTERGHRVFLDLKYHDIPNTVAGAAAEAAKLGAWMIDVHASGGLAMMKAARESARASAEAAGVTPPLVIAITILTSFDQNTIESIGIQRPIIEQVDALAWLAQEAGLDGVVASPHEVARLRAARGDQFVLVTPGIRASTSDEAGRKRDDQARTMTAGAAITAGASFIVVGRPIIAAPDPLAAAEALARETGVTSPR